In the Flavobacterium sp. J372 genome, one interval contains:
- a CDS encoding C40 family peptidase, with product MKLILIPLLILSFACAKENPKPVAKPAKTYATVDKHSALRNDIITYAKQHMGVPYCYASANPDKGFDCSGFVNYVFKHFDIELPRSSAGFETIGKTVRPEDFKVGDVVVFTGYRDKNTVGHVGIICEANGMDSKFIHASSGKEMAVTISSLNSDQYKRRFIKAVDVVTGNSK from the coding sequence ATGAAGCTGATACTCATTCCTCTCCTGATATTATCTTTTGCATGCGCGAAAGAAAATCCTAAACCTGTAGCTAAGCCTGCTAAAACATATGCAACAGTAGATAAACATTCTGCACTGCGTAATGATATTATAACTTATGCAAAGCAGCATATGGGTGTGCCGTATTGTTATGCATCGGCAAATCCGGATAAGGGATTTGACTGCTCAGGTTTTGTAAACTATGTTTTTAAACATTTTGATATTGAGCTTCCGCGTAGTTCAGCAGGGTTTGAAACTATTGGGAAAACGGTAAGGCCGGAAGATTTTAAAGTAGGCGATGTTGTTGTTTTTACAGGATATCGCGATAAAAATACTGTAGGGCATGTAGGTATAATATGTGAAGCCAATGGTATGGATTCAAAATTTATTCATGCATCATCAGGCAAAGAAATGGCAGTGACCATAAGCAGCCTAAATTCAGACCAATACAAGCGGCGGTTTATTAAAGCGGTAGATGTGGTTACGGGAAATTCCAAATAA